One Archangium violaceum genomic window, CCACGGCGGCGACGCTGCTGGTGGGCGTGCCGCGCGCCTTCTCCATCCGGTGGCTGGCGCCTCGGCTGGCCGGGTTCACCGAGGCCCACCCGTGGATCGAGCTGCGCGTGGACAGCTCGCGCGACGAGGTGGAGTTGGGCCGGGGCGAGGCGGATGTGAGCATCCGCTTTGGCGAGGGCCCCTGGCCGGGCGTGGTGGTGGACTCGCTGGGCGAGGAGCGGCTGTTCCCCGTGTGCGCGCCCTCGTTGCTGCACGGGGGCCGGCCGCTGCGCAACGTGGCGGACCTGGCGAGGCACACGCTGCTGCACTTCGCCGACACCCCGGACTGGGCGAGCTGGTTGAAGGCCGTGGGCGCCACCGACGTGGACGCGACGCGGGGCCCTCGGCTCAGTGAGCTGGCGGCGGTGCTCGCGGCGGCCGAGGCCGGGCAGGGAATCGCCATCGCGCGCAGCACGCTCGTCCAGCGCGAGCTCCAGAGTGGACGGCTGGTCCGGCCGTTCTCGGGCGAGGCGGTGGACGGCCGCGGCTACTTCCTGCTCACCACTGCGCGCGGCAACCGGCAGCCCAAGGTGAGCGCCTTCCGCACGTGGCTGCTGCGGCAGTTCGGCACCGCTCGGTAGCGCGCCCTCCACACCCGGGAGGAAACCTCTGGAACGCTATCTTCAATCCAGAAAACCCGAAAAAGCCAGGCCGTTCCTCTCATAGCCGAGGAGTCCCCCTGCGATGATGGTTTACAGCATGACCTGACAAGGGAGCGGAAATGGCTGACAGAGATGATTCCAAGCGCATCAACGCGGTTCGGATGGATGTGAGCCGGCGAGCGTTCCTCAAGGGGTCGCTGGCGACGTCGGGAGGGCTCGTCCTCGGAGGGGGAACGGGACTCGTGTCAGGACTCGCCAACGCGGCACCGGCCGGTTTCCCGAACTACACATACATCGGCACGGCGTTCAACAAGGTGAATTTGAGATACAACCCGACTGGCGAGCTCATCTTCCCCTGCATCCGAGGCACGATCGGCCGGGTCGCGAACCCGTTGGCGCGCTACTACCTGTATTACGCGCCCCACGATGCGCCCGGTGGCATCTGCCTGGCTTACGGCGACCACCTCTATGGTCAGTTCACCGAGTACGCCTACAACCCGATCTTCTCGCGAACGTGGCCGGGGGGCCCACCCGATATCAGCCACGTCTCGTCACCGCACGTGCTCTGGAACTCGCGGGTGAACAAGTTCTACCTGTATTTCCACGGCGAGAACACGGTCACCCGCGTGGCGACGTCCACCGACGGCATCCACTTCACCTACCAGGGAGGGTGCGTCTCGACGAGGTTCTTCACCGATGGCTCCGTCACCGAGACGTCCTACGCGCGGGTGTTCGAGCACGACATTCCGTCCAAGGGCAGCCACTACGTCATGGTGTTCATGGGGAACCAGAACGGGAGACGCCGGATCTTCTGGGGCTGGTCCAAGACCGGTGACGCGCAGAGCTGGACAATCCAGCAGACCCCCCTCATCTCGCCGGCCGCTGATGGTGAGACGGACATCTCCGGGCCGCATGTGGTGTTCCGCAACGGAACGGCCTACGTCATCTACCACGGAGGCAGCGGTAGGATGTACATCACGGAAGTCGGGCTGAACTTCGACAAGGAGCTCCATCTCGGGGTGTTCCACACGCCGCTGGGCGGGTGGCCAGATAACGGCCGGGCGGCGGCGCCGTCATTCGGCACCGAGAATGGCGAGGAGTACATGTTCTACGAGGCCGGTCACCGTCTCAACGCCACGATCGCCGTTGCCAAAGTGCTGTGGTGACCTGCGGTGTAGCGCGCGCCCCCCGGCCGCGCGAGACTCCTCCGGAATGATTCGAAGCAATCCATCGTGGCAGCTCCTGCTGGGACTCGTCATGACCCTGGTGGGCGGAATCGCGGGCTGTGAGTTCCTCGAGCAGGCGTGGGCCGAAGAGGATGTGCCCACGGGGCCCGCCGCCCACCGGCGGTTGCGTGAGTATGGGACCACGCAGCAGACGCGGGGCTCCCATGAGTCCCCGGCTCCATCCGCGCTGGCGACGCTGCTCGTGATGGGCACCTTCGGGGTGGGGTTGACCCTCCACGGCGTGCGGCAGCTGCAACCACATGCTCGACGTGGAGAACGTGCGGCGGGCGGACGCCGCGTTGCGCAACCTGTAGGCTCAGCGGGTCCGCGTCCTGGTCAGCACGGGTTGCCGCCTGACACGGTGAAGGGCGGACTTCGCGGCAGCGGCATGTACGAGCTCCATCCCGTCTCGCTCTCCACGCGCGGCACTGGAGTTGATGGGACTGAAGCCGCACCACGGCCAGCAGAACCAGGACAACCGCTAGCACGGAGCTCAGGGCGAAATCGATTCGATGCCGAGAGCCCGGCGGTGGATGCGCACGGACTCTCCCGTCCTGGGCCTACGCGGGCAGGGTGCCGTTGCCCGTCTGGATGGTGTTCCAGAACTGCTTGACCTTCTGCACGTAGGTGGCGTCACCCGTGCCGGCGGGGATGGCGTTGGGGTTGTTGCGGTCCACACCGTTGGGACCCGAGTTGTAGGCGCGCAGCGCCAGGTCCCAGTTCCCGAACTGCTCCTTCATGTCCTTCATGTAGAAGGCGCCCGCCAGGATGTTGGTCTCGGGGTCCGCGAGGTTCTTGCCCTGGAGCTCGGGGTGCTTGGCCTGGAGCTCCTGGAAGGTGTTGGGGTTCACCTGCATCAGGCCGGTGTCGGTCAGGCCATTGCCGCCGTTGGTGGAGACGGCGGCGAGGTTGCCGCGCGACTCCTGCCAGATCTGCCCCGCCAGCATGGACGCGGGCACTCCGGCCTTGGCGGCGGCCGACTCGATGGCGCCCTTGAACTGCTGCAAGGCCGGAGGGAACCCGGAGCCCAGACGCGCGTCACCCGAGACGTTGACGGGACCGGAGTCCTTGGAGGTGGAGGGGTTGAGCTCCACGGGGGCCTGCTGGGTAGAGGGGACGCCGCTGTTGCCCGCGGGAGCCTGCGGAACGGCCGGAGCGGCGGGAGGGGCGCTGGCGCCACCGGCCGGCGGGACACCACCGGCCGACGGGGTGGCCCCGGCGGCGCCCTGGATCATCTGCTGCTGCTGTTGAATCATCTGCTGCAGCTGCTGCTGCATCTGCTGCATCTGGGCCTGCACCATCTGCTGATGGGCCTGGATGATCTGCTCCTGCTGCTTGGCCGCGTCGAGGCCCTGCAGCCCCTGCAGGAACTGGGTCCACTGAGCACCGGTCTGCGGGCCCGCGCTGAAGCCATCCTTGTGCATGTCCAACGAGCCAGCGCGCTTGGCGCCGCTCTCCAGAGGGGCCACGGGCTGCGTGGCGGTCTGCCCCACGCGGGGAGCGGAGACGTCCTGCGTGGGGAGGCGAACAGCGAGGTCACGAGAGGAAATGGGCGAGGTCATGGTCGGGAGTCCATTCGAGGCAGTGGAGATGTCCTGCCCTGGAGCAGGACGCGTGCCAGCGGCTCCTCGGCTCCCGGAGGGCCCGAAATGGGCCGTTCTTCCTCGAAAGCAACCCAAGGGAGGGGTGTTCACCCCCCTGATTCGCGTGACAGGCGCCCCCCGGGAGACTGGTGACTGCAGTCCTCCCTGGTGACTGGAGTCACCACCTGGGCCGCCCCCGGGCATCGTCGCGGGCGGCCCGTCGGTGGCGCTCGTGCACTAACGCAGGCAGGTGCCTTGAAGCGTCACGAGCCCGTTGTTGTAGTCCGCGATGGCGACATCGCCGCAGCCGTCTCCGGAGAAATCACCGACCGCCAGACCCTGCGGCGCGTAGTGGCTCGCATACGGAATGGAATAGAGCACCTCCGGCATCAACGCCCCGGCTTCCTGGAGGTAGACGCCCACCTTCATCCATCCTCCGTGCACCACCACGACGTCGTCGTCTCCGTCCCTGTCGATATCCGCGACCTGGACGGACTCCGGGATGTCGTAGGACGAGACGGCCGTGGGGCCGACGAGGTTGCCGTTGGCGTCCTGCACCATGAGCCACAGGACAGTCGGGCTGTTGCCAGGCTTCGACAACACCGCGTCGAGCCGGCCATCGCCATTCACGTCACCGAGTCCGACTCCACCAGCCAGCACGTTCTGCCCCATGAAATAGGAGTCGGGGGTCGTGCCGAGGGCGTTGGTGCCGTCGTGCAGGTGGACCGACAGGTTCGGCACGGCGTAGCCCTGCCCGGACATGACGGCGAGGTCCGGGATGCCGTCGCCGTTCAGGTCACCGACTTCATGGTCATTGTAGCCCGACGCTTTCGTGGCGAACGGGACGATCCGCGAAAAGGCCCCGGTGCCGTCGCCGTAGAAGATGGAGGCGCCGCGGCTCCATCCCAGCGAGATGATGTCGAGCTTGCCATCGCGGTTCACGTCCGTTGCGGCGAGCGTGTCCGCATCATGGTCGGCGACCACGACGGCGGGCGAGAGGCCACCCGTCGCCTTGTCCGCGAGCAGGACGCTGAGCCCCGACCCGTGACCGACGACGACATCCAGACAACCGTCCTTGCTCAAGTCCGCCAGCGCGATTCCATTCCGACTCGCGGTGGCACCGTAGGGATACGACACCGGAGTACCGAGGCCGCCCCCCGCCAGCTGCGGGAAGACGAAGACGCGGTAATCACGTGCGGCGTCGAAATAATGTGTCGTCGTCATGACGACATCGGGGCGCCCGTCGCAGGTGACATCGCCGATCGCCACCGCCTCCGGCCAGCTTCCGACGGGACGGCTCGTGTACGCGCCGAGGGAGAACTGGACACTGGCGAGGCCGCTCTCGAGGACCCCACTCGGCGACGAGCTGGAGGCTCCAGGCGCGGGGACGCCCACGCCGTCGCGATAGCGCATCGGCCCGTCCGTGCCGACGAGCGGTCTGCCGTACATATCCCTTGGAACGTCGTGGAGGGACACCGCGCCCTGATCGACCGGGGGACCTGATTCATCGCACCCCACGGCCAACGCCATCGTCACCAGACAAGACACCGCGCACCAACGCATTGCTGAGCCCCCTTCGCCGAACCTTCAGCGGGATGCAAGCGATTGTAGCAGGCGGCTGCTGAGCGGGGCGATGAAAATCATTGTCCCAGACCCCTTGTATGGGCGTGAGCATCACTCCCGGTCAATGGACGGCGCCACCCGCCAGGCGTCGGGCAGGTGGAGGCGCTCCTCCGTTTCACCCGGCCCGCGGGCCCGCCAAGTATGACATGGGCAAGCCCGACGCATAAAAGGGACAGGGACACGCAAAGGACCCGGTCCGACACCTTGCCCCTTACAAGTCGTCACACGGCGCGAATGAGCCCTCCCCCTCCAGAACACCCCGAGCCCGTGCTGCCCTACCTCGAGACGGGCCAGCCCGGCCACCCCGCCCTGCTCTTCCTGCATGGCGGAGGGCTGAGCTCCAGGCAATGGGCCCCCCCAGCTCGAGCAACTGGCCCAGGACTTCCACTGCCTCGCGCCCGACCTTCCCGAGCAGGGGCGCAGCGCCCACGTGCGCCCCTTCACCCTGGAGGGCTCCGCTCGGGCCGTCTCGGAACTGGTGCGCATGCGTGTACCCAGCGGACGTGCCCACCTGGTGGGCCTATCGCTGGGCGGAGCGGTGGGACTCACCCTGTTGCGCACCGCGCCCGAGCAGGTGGAGAGTCTGATGGTCTCCGGGACCGCGTCCGGGCTGGGGCGAGTGCTCGGCACGGTGTCGCTGTGGAGTGCCGGGCTCTACCGGCTGATGTCTCCCGAACGGCTGGCGGAGCTCTCCGCGCGGCAGTTCGGCATTCCGGAGGAGTTCACCGAGGCCTTCCAGGAGGACCTCGCGCGCTGCGCCACGGCGGACTTCACGCGCAGCTTCACCCGAGCGCTCATGGGACTGCGGTTGCCCCTCGAGACACGGGTCCCCCTCCTCGTGGCCGTGGGCGAGCACGAGACGTGGGCCGCACACCGGGCAGCGCGGGTGCTCGCGCGGAGGCTGCCTGACGCGCGAGCGGTGACGGTGCCAGGTGTGGGGCACGTATGGAACCTGCAAGCGCCCGTGGGGAGGCACTGCCCATCTCGGGCCCCTGACGAACTCCCTGACGCTCAGGCGGGCTCTATGGAGGCCGGGGGTGGGCAACTGCCTTCTTGATTTCTCGAAAACAAGAACTCGATTTACTGCTTTTTCTCGCGTTAACTGCTTACCCGGAAAGCACAAACCTGCCATACGAAACACGCTGGTTCTTGATGCTTCAACCTGTCTTCCATTGATGTTCCTGGTCTTGATTGCCACACAACCATCGAGCCAACGCCATGTATGGCTGGGTTCACGCCCGCCAGGAGACTTGCGCGGTGGCGGATACCGAGAGGTGAACACATGAAGAAATCCACCCAAGGACTTCTCCCCTTCCGAAACAAGACACTGGCATCAGCCGGGACCATCTTCAACGCCGCGTCAGCCTTCCACTTCGCCACGGCGAGCGCCGGGAGCGCTGCGATGCCGACCAGCCCGGCGCAGCCCACCACTCCCCTCGCGGGATGCACGCCTCTGTGCAACGGGGGGACCTGCACGCCTGTCATGCTCGCGGACATCTGGCCCTCGCATCATGTCGCGTTGACCGACACCGACGTGTTCTTCTCCGGCAGCGCCTACCCGTACACCGACAACGGCTTCGTGGCCAAGGTCTCCAAGGCAGGCGGCCCGACCGAGTTCGTTCTCAGACTGGGTGAACCAGCCCGCGAGCAAGAAGGGCTGGACCCTCTGGAAGGCGCCCAGGTCCGGCGGGGCAGCGCCAACCCTGCTCCTCTCCGTTCAGGCCGGCAGATTCCGCAGCTTCGCCCTGGACGCGAACGACATCTACTTCATCGACTACTACACGGGGCTCAACAAGATTTCCAAGAACGGCGGCGCCGTCACCAACATCGCCTATGCGGACGAGCCCGGGAACTTCCTGGTCGCCGATGACGAGCGGCTCTACTGGCTCAAGGACGAGGTCCTCACGGCCACGTGCAAGGATGGCAGCAGCTCTCAGGCCCTGACGGCGGAAACCTACCTCACGGAAGATCTCGCCGTGGATGACTCGGGCATCTACTGGACCCAGTTCTACCAGGTCTGGAAGATCGCGAAGTAGCACCCACCCGCCAGCCCCGGGAAAGGTGTCCCGGGGCTGGCGGGTTGCACGGCTGTGCGAGGCGGGAACGGTAGAGTCGCACGTCAGCTCCTGGTTGCCGCTGGGGTGCCACTCGACGGGCGAATGGCACGAGCGCCACAACCCCCATAGGTATCGCCTGCGGACGTAGAGGTCGCAGCCGGGGAAGGCGGCGGAAGGAACCGCGGCCTCCGCTCAGGCCCGCGGCTGGGGGCGAGCATGCGTCTCACGGGCCGCGGGTGTTGGCTCGGAACCAGCCCGGCTCCGCGCGCACCACGGTGTTGGCCGTGAACATGCCCCGTGCGAACACCGGATCCTCGAAGAACACATAGGGGTGCACGAGCTCGGGCCGGCTCGCGGCCTCCAGCCTGGCCGAGAGCTCCGGCGGCAGCGTGAACTCGAGCGCACGCAGGTTGCTCTCGAGCTGCTCCAGTCGGCTCGCGCCGATGAGGGTGGAGGCCACGGCGGGACGCGTCGCCACCCAGTTGAGCGCCACCTGCGCGGGCGAGCGCCCCACCTCCTTCGCCACGGCCACGAGCTGCTCGACGATGGCCCACGCGCGGTCCTTCAAGAACTTGTCGGCGATGGGCAGACCCGTGGCCAGCAACGCGTGGGCACGCCCCTCCCCTTTCAACTCCGACCCCTCGCGCTTGTATTTGCCCGTGAGGAGCCCACCGGCGAGCGGGCTCCAGGGCACGATGGCCGCACCCAGCTCGAGTGCCGCGGGGAGGTGCTCGCGCTCGATGTTGCGCTCGGCGAGCGAATACTCCAGTTGCAGCGCCGAGACCCGCTCCCAGCCATTGCGCTCGGCCAGCGTCTGGGCCCGCGCGAAGTACCAGGCCGGCACGTCGGAGAGGCCGATGTACCGGACCTTGCCCTCGCGCACGAGGTCCGTCAGTGTCCGCATCACCTCTTCCACGGGCGTCAGGCCATCCCAGGCGTGGAGCCAGTACAGGTCCACGTAGTCCGTCTTGAGGCGGCGCAGCGAGCCTTCGAGCGCGCGGTAGATGTTCTTGCGTCCATTGCCACCCGAGTTGGGGTCTCCCGGCGAGGTGCCCATGGTGAACTTGGTGGCGATGACGGCCTGGTCGCGCTTGCCATGCTTCGCGAAGAAGTCGCCGATGATGCGCTCGCTCGAGCCGGCGGTGTACGCATCCGCGGTGTCGATGAAGTTGCCGCCCGCCTCCAGGTAGCGTGCCAGGATTTGATGGGCGGTGCTCTCGGGATTGCCCCAGCCGAACTCGGTACCGAACGTCATGGTGCCCAGCGCCAGCGGGCTCACCCGGAGCCCCGAACGGCCAAGCAGGTGGTACTGCGTCAGGGAATCGATGTGATGGGTAGACATGAGGGAGCTCTCAATCTCTGGCAAGTTGCCTTGCCTTTGCGTTGTCGACAGACCCGCTCAGGAGCCCGTCTTGCCGCTACAGATAGGAGGAAGCACACCTGAGAGCGACCCGCTTCTTGCCCTGAATATCGCGAGTCCTGGCGCGCTCTCACGGGCCGGTTGCGCTCACCGTGCCGGGCGCCTCGCCGGCCTCGTCCTCCGCGCCGTAACGCAGCGACTCCCATGCGAGCATCACCTTCTTGCGCGCGGGGCCCCAGCGGTAGTCGCCGAAGGCGCCCGTCTTGCGCAACACGCGGTGGCAGGGGATGAGCAATGCCACGGGATTGTCTCCCACCGCCGAGCCCACCGCGCGCACCGCGTTCGGGTTGCCGATGCTTCGGGCGATGTCCTCGTACGTGGCCACGTGGCCCGGAGAGATGCGCAGCAGCGCCTGCCACACCTGCACCTGGAAGGGCGTGCCCTTCACCAGCACGGACAGCGGCGTGGGCTCGCGCGGGGGCCGAGAGGGGAAGATACGCTCCGCCCACGCGGCGGTCGCATCACGGGACTCCACGAAGGTGGC contains:
- the gcvA gene encoding transcriptional regulator GcvA, which codes for MPAPLPPLNALRAFEAAARHGHMGRAARELGVTHGAVSRQVNLLEEHLGNRLFARVGRGLELTERGRELAERATRIFADLAWAVDRVNAKPTAATLLVGVPRAFSIRWLAPRLAGFTEAHPWIELRVDSSRDEVELGRGEADVSIRFGEGPWPGVVVDSLGEERLFPVCAPSLLHGGRPLRNVADLARHTLLHFADTPDWASWLKAVGATDVDATRGPRLSELAAVLAAAEAGQGIAIARSTLVQRELQSGRLVRPFSGEAVDGRGYFLLTTARGNRQPKVSAFRTWLLRQFGTAR
- a CDS encoding twin-arginine translocation signal domain-containing protein; this encodes MADRDDSKRINAVRMDVSRRAFLKGSLATSGGLVLGGGTGLVSGLANAAPAGFPNYTYIGTAFNKVNLRYNPTGELIFPCIRGTIGRVANPLARYYLYYAPHDAPGGICLAYGDHLYGQFTEYAYNPIFSRTWPGGPPDISHVSSPHVLWNSRVNKFYLYFHGENTVTRVATSTDGIHFTYQGGCVSTRFFTDGSVTETSYARVFEHDIPSKGSHYVMVFMGNQNGRRRIFWGWSKTGDAQSWTIQQTPLISPAADGETDISGPHVVFRNGTAYVIYHGGSGRMYITEVGLNFDKELHLGVFHTPLGGWPDNGRAAAPSFGTENGEEYMFYEAGHRLNATIAVAKVLW
- a CDS encoding transglycosylase SLT domain-containing protein — translated: MTSPISSRDLAVRLPTQDVSAPRVGQTATQPVAPLESGAKRAGSLDMHKDGFSAGPQTGAQWTQFLQGLQGLDAAKQQEQIIQAHQQMVQAQMQQMQQQLQQMIQQQQQMIQGAAGATPSAGGVPPAGGASAPPAAPAVPQAPAGNSGVPSTQQAPVELNPSTSKDSGPVNVSGDARLGSGFPPALQQFKGAIESAAAKAGVPASMLAGQIWQESRGNLAAVSTNGGNGLTDTGLMQVNPNTFQELQAKHPELQGKNLADPETNILAGAFYMKDMKEQFGNWDLALRAYNSGPNGVDRNNPNAIPAGTGDATYVQKVKQFWNTIQTGNGTLPA
- a CDS encoding FG-GAP repeat domain-containing protein encodes the protein MRWCAVSCLVTMALAVGCDESGPPVDQGAVSLHDVPRDMYGRPLVGTDGPMRYRDGVGVPAPGASSSSPSGVLESGLASVQFSLGAYTSRPVGSWPEAVAIGDVTCDGRPDVVMTTTHYFDAARDYRVFVFPQLAGGGLGTPVSYPYGATASRNGIALADLSKDGCLDVVVGHGSGLSVLLADKATGGLSPAVVVADHDADTLAATDVNRDGKLDIISLGWSRGASIFYGDGTGAFSRIVPFATKASGYNDHEVGDLNGDGIPDLAVMSGQGYAVPNLSVHLHDGTNALGTTPDSYFMGQNVLAGGVGLGDVNGDGRLDAVLSKPGNSPTVLWLMVQDANGNLVGPTAVSSYDIPESVQVADIDRDGDDDVVVVHGGWMKVGVYLQEAGALMPEVLYSIPYASHYAPQGLAVGDFSGDGCGDVAIADYNNGLVTLQGTCLR
- a CDS encoding alpha/beta fold hydrolase, whose product is MAQDFHCLAPDLPEQGRSAHVRPFTLEGSARAVSELVRMRVPSGRAHLVGLSLGGAVGLTLLRTAPEQVESLMVSGTASGLGRVLGTVSLWSAGLYRLMSPERLAELSARQFGIPEEFTEAFQEDLARCATADFTRSFTRALMGLRLPLETRVPLLVAVGEHETWAAHRAARVLARRLPDARAVTVPGVGHVWNLQAPVGRHCPSRAPDELPDAQAGSMEAGGGQLPS
- a CDS encoding aldo/keto reductase — translated: MSTHHIDSLTQYHLLGRSGLRVSPLALGTMTFGTEFGWGNPESTAHQILARYLEAGGNFIDTADAYTAGSSERIIGDFFAKHGKRDQAVIATKFTMGTSPGDPNSGGNGRKNIYRALEGSLRRLKTDYVDLYWLHAWDGLTPVEEVMRTLTDLVREGKVRYIGLSDVPAWYFARAQTLAERNGWERVSALQLEYSLAERNIEREHLPAALELGAAIVPWSPLAGGLLTGKYKREGSELKGEGRAHALLATGLPIADKFLKDRAWAIVEQLVAVAKEVGRSPAQVALNWVATRPAVASTLIGASRLEQLESNLRALEFTLPPELSARLEAASRPELVHPYVFFEDPVFARGMFTANTVVRAEPGWFRANTRGP